From Bacilli bacterium PM5-9:
TAACACGTGTTCCTGTATAGTACATTAGAAAAACCATTACTTTATTTCTTTTATCTAAATTTGTTTTTTCATCAAATGTTTCTAAAAAATTAACAATTTCATTGCTATCTAAATATTCAGGTACTTTTTTTGTAACTTTTGGTAATGAAAGCAATGCTGCCTTATTTTCTGTTAAATAATCTTTTACATAGAGAAACTTAAAAAACGATTTCAAGCAGCTAATTTTTCGAGCAATACTACTTTTTGATAAATTATTATCATATAAAGTAGCAACATAATTTGTAAGCAATTCATTATTAATGATATTTAAGTCATTAATTTTTTTATTGTCCAAATACAATAAAAAGTTATCTAAATCCTTTTGATAACTAATTATTGTATTATTACTAACTTTCTTTTCAACTTTTAAAAATTGCATAAAGTTTTTTATTGCAAATTCTTTCTTAATAACTGACATTGTTAATAAGCTCCTTTGCATGATCTAATGCTGTTTCTGATACTGTATTACCAGATAACATTTTAGCGATTTCATTAATTTTTTCATCTTCACTTAAATAATAACAATTACTTGTTGTAAATTGCTCATTGCTTGATTTTTCAATATAAAGATGATTTTTTGCATATACAGCTACTTGTGGTAAATGTGTAATGCAAATAACATCGTTATACTTACTAATTTGTGCAATCTTTAAACCAATTGCATTTGCTACTTCTCCTGATACACCGGCATCTATTTCATCAAATATATACATTTTTTTACTTTTATTTAATGATACAATTTTCAATGCTAGCATTAATCTTGACAGCTCACCACCACTTGCAACCATGCTTAATTCTCTTAATGTGCCACCTTTATTTGCACTAAAAAGAAATACTACCTTATCTAAACCATATTTTGTAAAATCTGTTTTCACTAAATCTATTTTAAATATAGCATCTTTTAAATATAAATCCTTTAAATGAGTCATTATTTTTGTTTCAATATCATTAATATATTTTTTTCTAATTTCAGTTAATTTTTTTGAATAACTAAGCATTTTTTCTTTTGACTTTTCTATTTTTTGCTCAATTTTTAACACTAATGAATCGCTATTTAGAATAAAATCTATTTTTTCAGTTAAATCAGTAATTTTTTTACTAACTTCCTCTTGAGAATAACCATATTTTTTTATCATCTTTTGATAATTAAATAACTTCTCTTTTATAATATTATATTCATCACTATCAAAAGAAAGACTATGATATTCATCATTAAGAACTTCATTAAAATCAATTAAATTATAATATATATTATCAATATTTTGAGCAAGTTTAGTAAAATTTTCATTAACATCACTCAATTTATTAATTTCACTATTAACAACATTTAATGATTCAATAACATTATTTGATTTTAAAGTCGATATTGCACTTTCAATTTGATTAGAAATTTTTTCAAAATCCTTATAATATGCTTCTTGATTAGTTAGTTCATCAACTTCTTTTGCACTAAGATTACTATTTTCAATATCTTTTAATTGGTCTTGATAAAATGATAATAATTCTGGATCAATAGTTTTATTTACTAAAGTATTATATTCATCAGATAAACTACGATAATTATTTAATTCTTCTAAATATTCTACATATATTTTTTTCTCATCTATATTAAATAAACTATCGATAAAATTTTGTTGTGAGCTTTGCTCATTTAATAAATAGGTAGCATCTTGAGAATGTATCTCTACTAAATGTTTTCCAATTTGTTTTACTAAATCATTCGTAACAATTCTATTATTTATTTTTAGCTGTGATTTTCCATCTTTTTTTATTTTTTTATTTATTATTAAATAGTCATCATCAATAATAAAATCATTTTCATTTAGGATATTTTCTATAGTTTTATCATAATCAAAAATACCTTCAATTAATGCATAATCATTATTACTAGCAACCATAGCATGAGAAGCACGAGCTCCTAAAAGCTGTTCAATTGCATCTATTACAATTGACTTACCAGCACCAGTTTGCCCTGTTATTACACTTAATCCATCTCTAAAATCGATAGTCATTTGATTAATTATTGCAAAGTTTTGAATATTAATTTGTTTTAACATTTTATCACCTACTTTTACTGCAATATTTTTTAACTATATCTTGATATGCTAAATTGTACTCTTTCATTAAAACATTTATACTACCTGCTTCAACAAATTTATCATCAATACTAATAATTGTTACTTTTGTAGTATTATATTTTTTTTCATTTGCATATTCTAAAATACTAGAAGCAAATCCTCCACCTTTTATATCAGGCTCATAAATAATTATTTCAGTTTCATTTTTAAATAATTTATCTAATAATTTTGTATCTAATGGTTTTAAAAATCGAGCATGAATTAAACCACATTTCTTTTTATCAATAATTTTAGATAACTCTTCAGAATGTGAGCCATAACTTATTAAAACTTTCTTCTTGTTGTTTGCAATAGTTTCCCACTTTCCTATTTCAACGTCAATCTTACCAGTTTTTATTAAAGTATTACCGCGTGGATATCTAATAATAAATGGATGATTAGTTTTAAAACCTAAAGAAACTAATGCGTCTACTTCTAAATTGTCCTTTGGTGCACTTATAATGAAGTTTGGTAAATTACGATATAATGATATATCAAACACACCATGATGTGTTTGGCCATCTTCACCAACAATTCCCGCACGATCTAAGCCAATTACTACTGGTAAATCCATTCTTGATAAATCATGATTAAATTGATCGTATGATCTTTGTGAAAAAGTTGAATAGATACTTAAAAAAGGATGCATTCCATTTAAAGCAAGTCCAGCAGCCATCATTGTTGCATGTTGCTCAGCAATTCCAACATCAAAGCTTCTATCCGGAAAATCTTCAAATATTTTTTCTAATTTTGAACCAGTAATCATTGCTGGTGTTATCGTAACAATTTTATCGTTATTTTGCATTTCATTATATACAGCGTCTGCTACCACTTGAGAATAACTTTTTTCATTGTCTTTCTTTTTTTGTAATAATTCTCCACTTGGCGCATCAAATTTTCCTATTCCATGCCATTTTCCAGTTACATCATTTTCGGCATATTTATAACCTTTACCTTTTTTAGTAAGAACGTGTACGACTATTGGTCCTTTTGAGGCTTTTGCTTTATTCAATCCTCTTAATAAATCATGAAAATCATGACCATCTAAAGGTCCAATATAATCAATTCCCATATCAACAAACATATTTGAAATAACAGTGCTTTTTACCATATCTTTTATTTTCTTTGAACCATTATATGCTACTTGTCCAACTTTACTTTTATTCATTATTTCCTTATAATTTTGTTTTGCTTTATTATATGACATAGAAATTCTCATTTTATCTAAAAGATTATTTAATCCACCAACATTTTTTGAAATTGACATTTCATTATCATTCAAAATAACAATCACTTTCTTTTGTAGATGTCCTAAATGATTTAATGCCTCTATTGCCATTCCACCAGATAAAGCACCATCACCAATAACAGGTACTATATCATATTTCTCATTGTTTAAATCGCGTGCTATGGCCATTCCAACCGCACATGAGATTGTTGTTGAACTATGTCCGCCTTCAAAACAATCATATTCTGATTCTGATATTTTTTGATATCCTGATAAGCCTTGATATGTTCTTAAAGTAGAAAAATCTTTAGCTCTACCAGTTAAAATTTTATGAATATATGATTGATGTCCTACATCAAAGAAAATTTTATCTTGTGGGGCATTAAATACTTTATGTAATGCGATAGTTAATTCAATTACTCCTAAATTACTTGATAAATGCCCACCTGTATTTGCAATACTGCAGACCAAAAACTTCCTAATATCCTTAGCAAGTTTTTTTAATTCATTATTATTATATTCATCTAAAAAGATTGGATTTTCAATGTTTTCGATATCCAATATAACCACCTCTATAATTTTCTATTTGCGATTTCTAAAATTAACAGATGAAATTTTGTACCTGATAATTGCAATTTATCTAGTAATACTTCAATTTGATCAAAATAAGATTCAACTAATAAATTAGCTTTTTCAACACCAATTTGTTCAACAATAGTTGCTTTTTCATTTTTTTGATCTGAATTAATATTTTTACCAATTTCTTGACTAGTTTTTGTTTGTTCAAGAATATCATCTTGTATTTGGAAAGCTTGCCCAAGGTGTGCCCCAAGACTCATGAAGTCATCAATTTGTTTATCAGCAATTATTGCCGCCATTGCTAAACTTGCTTGAATTAATAAACAAGTCTTATAGTAATAAATATGTTCAATATCAGTAATGCTCATATCTTTTGTAGCATCTAAATCTTTTTGTTGGCCATAAATCATTCCATTTGAACCAGCAGCAAGTGATAGTGTTCTAATTAATTTTAATGATAATTGTGGATCAATATCCATACTTGTTAAAAGGTAAAATGCATCAGTTAATAAAGCATCTCCGCAAAGAATGGCTGTTGCTTCACCAAATTTAATATGAGTTGTTGGTTTTCCTCGTCTTAATGTATCATTATCCATTCCTGGTAAATCATCATGAACTAATGAATATGTATGTACCATTTCAATAGCACAAATAACATTCTCATATTTTTTATAATCAATATTGAATTGTTCTAATAACATCATAAATAAAATTGGTCTAATTCTTTTACCACCATCAAGTAAACTATACACCATACTTGCTTTTATTTTAGAATCCTTTTGAACGTTTTCATTTAACATATTTGCTAAAATATTATTTACTTCTATTTCATAACTTTTAATATTTAATTCATTACTCATCTTTCGCATCTCCTTTTAATTTATTAATTTCACTTTCTTCTAATATTTTAATTGATTGTTTTTCTATTTCATTTAACTTATTATAAGAAGAGGTTGTTATCTCAATTCCCTCTTGATATAACTTTATTGATTCATCTAATGATAATTCATTTTGTTCTAGTAAAGAAATTATTTCTTCAATTCTTTTCATTGATTCTTCAAAATTATTTGTTTTCATTAATAGTCACCTCTTCAACTTTAGCATTAATTTTAGCCTTATTACCAATTATATTAATATCATCACCCTTATTTAATAAGGAATAATCTTTTACTAATTTATTATCTTGATACACAATAGCATATCCCTTGCTTATAACTAAATTGGGATCAAGTAAATTTAATCTAATAATATTTTCATTAAGTTGTTGTTTTGTTGTTTTAAGCTTATTTTCAAATGATTTATTTAATTTATCATAGTTATTGCTAAGAATTTGATTTTTTGTACTTAATTCAAATTTTAAACTATTACTTAAAATTAATTGATACTCATAAATTTTTTGTTTATATCTTTGAAGTTTATATTTAATGTTATTTTTTTCTAATTTTAATTTTTTATCACTTAAATAATTCTTTAAATTAATTATTTTATTATTAAAAGTAGACTTCAACAAAACATAATCATTATCTAACCTTTGATAATTAATGTTTATAATATTCTCAAAAGAAGTTTTTAAGTTATTTTGATATCTAATTAGTTGATTATTCAAATCAGATGTATTTGGACTAACTTTAATTGCTGCTGCAGTTGGTGTAAGCGCACGATAATCGCTTACAAAATCAGCAATTGTATAATCAGTTTCATGTCCTATACCAGTCACAATTGGAATTTTTGAGTTAAAAATACACATTGCAAGTGAAACATCATTAAATGCATTTAAATCTTCAAAACTACCACCACCACGAGCTAATATAATAACATCAAATTGATACTTATTAATTGTTTCAATTGTATTAATTAGTTTTTTAGGTGCATCTTTTCCTTGAACAGCACTTTCAAAAACAACAAGTTGTGATAGTTTATATCTTGAGTTTAATGTCGTTAAAACATCTTTTAAAGCAGCTGAATTATGCCCTGCAATAATCGCAATTTTATTTGGAAAAATAGGTATTGCTTTTTTATGTTCTTCTAAAAAATAACCTGCCTTTTTCAGTTCTGCCTTGTTTTTTTCAAATTGAACATATAATTCACCAAAACCATCTTTTTCAATCTTGTTAGCAATCACTTGAAAAGTAGCATTGTTTTGATATACTTTAACACTTCCAATTACTTTAACTTTATCACCATCTTGTGGTTTAAACATTAAAGATTTAGTATTTTGTGCAAACATAATTCCACTTATTTTTGAATTATCATCTTTTAAATCAAAATACATATGTTTACTAGGATATACCTTTACATTACTTAATTCACCACTAATACTAAGATTAAATAAATTGCTATCTTTTTCATTAATATGCTTTAAATATTTGACTAAATCGCTAACACTTACTTTTTTCATTACAGTTTATCTAAAACTCCATTTATATATTTGTAAGCATCATCATCGCAATATTCTTTTGCTAATTCGATTGCTTCGTTAATAGCAATTCTTTTTTCAATCTCATTAGATTTAATCTGAATATAAGTAGTAATTAAAATTGCTTGATCTACTAAATTCAAT
This genomic window contains:
- a CDS encoding DNA repair protein RecN (Recombination protein N) (product_source=KO:K03631; cath_funfam=3.40.50.300; cog=COG0497; ko=KO:K03631; pfam=PF02463; smart=SM00382; superfamily=52540; tigrfam=TIGR00634); the encoded protein is MLKQINIQNFAIINQMTIDFRDGLSVITGQTGAGKSIVIDAIEQLLGARASHAMVASNNDYALIEGIFDYDKTIENILNENDFIIDDDYLIINKKIKKDGKSQLKINNRIVTNDLVKQIGKHLVEIHSQDATYLLNEQSSQQNFIDSLFNIDEKKIYVEYLEELNNYRSLSDEYNTLVNKTIDPELLSFYQDQLKDIENSNLSAKEVDELTNQEAYYKDFEKISNQIESAISTLKSNNVIESLNVVNSEINKLSDVNENFTKLAQNIDNIYYNLIDFNEVLNDEYHSLSFDSDEYNIIKEKLFNYQKMIKKYGYSQEEVSKKITDLTEKIDFILNSDSLVLKIEQKIEKSKEKMLSYSKKLTEIRKKYINDIETKIMTHLKDLYLKDAIFKIDLVKTDFTKYGLDKVVFLFSANKGGTLRELSMVASGGELSRLMLALKIVSLNKSKKMYIFDEIDAGVSGEVANAIGLKIAQISKYNDVICITHLPQVAVYAKNHLYIEKSSNEQFTTSNCYYLSEDEKINEIAKMLSGNTVSETALDHAKELINNVSY
- a CDS encoding 1-deoxy-D-xylulose-5-phosphate synthase (product_source=KO:K01662; cath_funfam=3.40.50.920,3.40.50.970; cog=COG1154; ko=KO:K01662; pfam=PF02779,PF02780,PF13292; superfamily=52518,52922; tigrfam=TIGR00204); the protein is MDIENIENPIFLDEYNNNELKKLAKDIRKFLVCSIANTGGHLSSNLGVIELTIALHKVFNAPQDKIFFDVGHQSYIHKILTGRAKDFSTLRTYQGLSGYQKISESEYDCFEGGHSSTTISCAVGMAIARDLNNEKYDIVPVIGDGALSGGMAIEALNHLGHLQKKVIVILNDNEMSISKNVGGLNNLLDKMRISMSYNKAKQNYKEIMNKSKVGQVAYNGSKKIKDMVKSTVISNMFVDMGIDYIGPLDGHDFHDLLRGLNKAKASKGPIVVHVLTKKGKGYKYAENDVTGKWHGIGKFDAPSGELLQKKKDNEKSYSQVVADAVYNEMQNNDKIVTITPAMITGSKLEKIFEDFPDRSFDVGIAEQHATMMAAGLALNGMHPFLSIYSTFSQRSYDQFNHDLSRMDLPVVIGLDRAGIVGEDGQTHHGVFDISLYRNLPNFIISAPKDNLEVDALVSLGFKTNHPFIIRYPRGNTLIKTGKIDVEIGKWETIANNKKKVLISYGSHSEELSKIIDKKKCGLIHARFLKPLDTKLLDKLFKNETEIIIYEPDIKGGGFASSILEYANEKKYNTTKVTIISIDDKFVEAGSINVLMKEYNLAYQDIVKKYCSKSR
- a CDS encoding geranylgeranyl diphosphate synthase type II (product_source=KO:K13789; cath_funfam=1.10.600.10; cog=COG0142; ko=KO:K13789; pfam=PF00348; superfamily=48576), whose product is MSNELNIKSYEIEVNNILANMLNENVQKDSKIKASMVYSLLDGGKRIRPILFMMLLEQFNIDYKKYENVICAIEMVHTYSLVHDDLPGMDNDTLRRGKPTTHIKFGEATAILCGDALLTDAFYLLTSMDIDPQLSLKLIRTLSLAAGSNGMIYGQQKDLDATKDMSITDIEHIYYYKTCLLIQASLAMAAIIADKQIDDFMSLGAHLGQAFQIQDDILEQTKTSQEIGKNINSDQKNEKATIVEQIGVEKANLLVESYFDQIEVLLDKLQLSGTKFHLLILEIANRKL
- a CDS encoding exodeoxyribonuclease VII small subunit (product_source=KO:K03602; cath_funfam=1.10.287.1040; cog=COG1722; ko=KO:K03602; pfam=PF02609; smart=SM00028; superfamily=116842; tigrfam=TIGR01280), producing the protein MKTNNFEESMKRIEEIISLLEQNELSLDESIKLYQEGIEITTSSYNKLNEIEKQSIKILEESEINKLKGDAKDE
- a CDS encoding exodeoxyribonuclease VII large subunit (product_source=KO:K03601; cath_funfam=2.40.50.140; cog=COG1570; ko=KO:K03601; pfam=PF02601,PF13742; superfamily=47045,50249,53244; tigrfam=TIGR00237) → MKKVSVSDLVKYLKHINEKDSNLFNLSISGELSNVKVYPSKHMYFDLKDDNSKISGIMFAQNTKSLMFKPQDGDKVKVIGSVKVYQNNATFQVIANKIEKDGFGELYVQFEKNKAELKKAGYFLEEHKKAIPIFPNKIAIIAGHNSAALKDVLTTLNSRYKLSQLVVFESAVQGKDAPKKLINTIETINKYQFDVIILARGGGSFEDLNAFNDVSLAMCIFNSKIPIVTGIGHETDYTIADFVSDYRALTPTAAAIKVSPNTSDLNNQLIRYQNNLKTSFENIININYQRLDNDYVLLKSTFNNKIINLKNYLSDKKLKLEKNNIKYKLQRYKQKIYEYQLILSNSLKFELSTKNQILSNNYDKLNKSFENKLKTTKQQLNENIIRLNLLDPNLVISKGYAIVYQDNKLVKDYSLLNKGDDINIIGNKAKINAKVEEVTINENK